The DNA segment cccgaggtaatcactcatcggttaaatattgatcctcagtccgccgataaaacagaagcaaagactctttgcggcagaacgaaatcaagtcatccatgacgaagtccgtcaattattgaaggcggatgtgttattcgaagtgaagtacctTCGTGGgtagccaatcctgtcatgatcaagaaaaaggaaggaggatggcggatgtgcatagatttcaccgatctaaataagcactgtccaaagattgctatccccttccgaacatagataaaaaaagtagaagctttgataggctttgaaatttttgttttcttgatctgtacaaaggataccatcaagttttaatggatgagattgacgcttcaaaaacggccttcattactgatttcggcattttcgcttataaaaaagatgccattcggtttaaagaatgcggagccacttatcaaagggatgtagacaagctttttcggcacctgattggaaaggaggtcgaagtgtatgttgacgattagtcgtcaaaagcaaaagcacttcggagtacgagcacaacctcaagtccactctcaacgtgctcaagaaagccaacctcaaacttaatccccaaagtgtacctttttggtagattcgggaaagttttcTGGGTTgtttgggtttcaaaggacggactcaaggcaaacccctcaaaagttcaagtcgttcaaaacatggcaatgccgaagtccatacatgacgtgcaaaggtaACGGATgcctagccgcactgaatcgattcctttctcaagcagccgaaaagcaactgcgttcttcacggtgttgaaaaaggcaccaaagttcgagtggggagccgagcagaaaaaggcctttgacgagctcaaaagttatctagccgagcttcctatgctctctgctccaaccgaagccgaagtaatattcttatacttagcggcatcggatcaaaccatcagcgctgcttgtacgagaagaaggcctaaagcagcttcccatctactttacaagccgagcattaagaggtccagaaacaaggtatcaaccactggaaagattgctctggcattagtaaatgcagcaaggagactgcggccatacttctatgctcacaaggtatgcgtcttaactgatctgccacttcggcaagtgttgaccaaacggaagcatcaggcagaatcgccaagtgggctatagagttgggagagcacacaattgaatatctacctcggaaagccatcaagggacaagccttggcagattttcttgcagaagcaaagttcgatcaagcaagtcctgttattgccgaacagaagaattctgccaatgccgaactagcacagcccttggaatccgaagtagaaccgccggactgttggagcggattcgtagatggagcttcaaacaagatgggaagtggagctggtattctacttgtcgctcccgacggacacgaggtaacctactcacttcggttcctattccccactactaataatgaagccgagtacgaagccctcctggccggactccagttagcgcaaagtctgctcgtcaaatctctcaaagtccattgtgattcaaagtcatagtaaatcacatgttgggtacaagtgaagcccgtgacgagagaatgaagaagtatttggacaaagcgcaaagcatcagccgaagtttctcctatttcggataatccgtattcccagagcggaaaatagccgagcagatatcttaagtaagttggcctcagatccgagctcaaaggcggaagaattaatgcatcgaagcattgatgaagccgaggtacattcagtatccagctcgccgaactggatgacgccgatcttgcagtatctggatcaaggacaattgcccgaggataagagagaagctcggaagatcacgtgccgagctcttcggtacgaacttcatgaaggagtcctctttagaaagtcttacctccagccgttattgcggtgcgtaggaccagaagagacggactacatcctcagagaagttcatgaaggatcgtgcggtagccacatcggagccagagctttagctaaaaaagttctgagatggggatattattggccaaccatggtacaagaggcagtgcagctcgtcaagaagtgtacgaagtgccaaattcatgcaaatgtcccaaggatgccgcagaccgatctgtacactatgcaaagcccttggcctttcatgcaatggggcatagacatagtgggaccacttcctcaagctcctcggcaaatgaaattccttatcgttgccgtggactacttcacgaagtgggtggaggctgaaccattagctacgataacgagctcaaaggcattggacttcgtctggaagaacatagtgtgccgatttggcatacccacatcctcatctcggataatgggactcagttcaccgacaagacgttcaagaattggtgccaagagctgaacattcaacagcggttcacttcggtctcccatccccaagcaaacggacaaacggaagtaacgaaccggattctggtgaaagggttaaaagctcggttagaacaagccaaaggacaatgggtagaaaatctccctcaagtcctatggtcctaccgaactacacccaaaacctccaacggtgaaactccgtatagtctggtgtacggcactgaagccgtaatcccggtggagatcggcgtacccagtccccgaactctaaattctcctcagaaatgaatgacgacggactgagagcagaactagatctcgccgaagaaagaagagaattggcgtgcataaaagcagccaagtataaggagcaagtagcccggtactataaccaaagggtgaaaaagcttcaatttcaagtgggagatctcgtcttgagaaacaacgaagtaagccgagcagaaaagctgggcaaactcgagcccacatgggagggtccatatcgggtgtcagaagtcctcggcaaagggtcttataaattgactcacatgtcaggagaacaagtaccccgaacatggcacgtctccaacctcaagaagttccacttgtaagagacaaagtccggtcagtctgtcttgtgtctagttcggtcataggggtacatgtttttatttgtttgttttttttttacttgtatcttttacttgtcgttttataaaagtttaaagtttttttttttcttttgtctttttcttttttctctatgtgttttgtctctatgtgcttgtcgtctcttacaaatggtaccaaggtatatcgttctttaaagactgatcccctttttagatcgattattaaagactattgtgagtccaagcttctaaggaggatataagaccacaattcagcttaacaagcagtccgtctgaaacgaactgcaataagccaacgattgtgcgtccaagcttccaaggaggatacaagaccgcaattcagcttaataagcacttcgtctgaaacgaactgcaataagggaaagtccgatccacgcgataaacctcgccgaattaggacgactgagttcggtcaaagaagtttacctcataagaccgaggacgaccatgtctagtcaaagaggtttactgcataagaccacttcggttaactgggaaagtccgatccacgcgataaaactcgccgaattaggacaaggaaagttcgatccggcgacaaaaatcgccaaattagaacacaaaccaagtccggtcaaagatgtttatttcatcagaccaaagacgagtccggtcaaagatgtttatttcatcagaccaaagacgagtccggtcaaagatgtttatttcatcagaccaatgacgagtccggtcaaagaagtttatttcataagaccaaggaccaagtccgatcaaagaagtatacttcataagaccgaggacaagtacgatgaaattttttcgctaagctgtaaatacagtgttagaggtggagacaaaatttcatttttcaaatcttgttcagcatacaactccgctaccctactattacaaaggactattctactgtccggggttgctaaagttgagccacctattcacaaaatcctctggaagccgagttcggtcgttccgagcagatgaagaataagcaggtcgacgagatgctatcctcgacccaacgcctcttccccgagcccgagaagtcctaacacctcggcgatgaagagtctctgcaataagcatctgctgatcttgctcgctcatagtcacaactcctcggcgaatttcagtccgtccctgtcttgacgattccggttgctcctgagcccgttctcgtctagacgtttccggctgttccggagttcgttgttgacttggagtaggattttgaacaagggaaccagaggtttgatctggagtgcgagcatctgttggcacgatatgccgaaggaatcttctatggaggggcgccgagaaagaacaatgttgtaccgagaagcccaacgccgtagtgatttcacaacttgttggcaagccgagctctccagcgcattgttcctccggagtacaagatattcctcccacagttcgtcaactcgactctgaacatctgatatggtcaatccccccgcaccacggatgtaatcctcgtacgcagtcctctcagcaatggtcgtattcagctcggcctccagatctttcttatcggactctaagtccttgatatcggcctccagcttcactaaacgagccagaagctcgtcattcttcgtctgatcggctatagctcttctctcagcttcgtctaaagccgaagagtacagccgtttccagtgaagtatctccatctccttgagtacaaagcagctattagttcggcagctataccgagcagatagtaaaatacagcaggaataaaggcgagtacgaaaagctatacgaagacaaatgtagagaatttttcattcacaaggaaaattttttacactagggcttcaaggccattttacaaggaagaaactagactaagagaagggagacgaaatcatactccgcctgcttcgtctccggctcctcggtctggtacagcttccttctcctgggctacctcagcctcggcctcgcctcctgccgcctcgcctccgcctcctgatcggcctccttctccggatgcccggcctgatcgacttcggcctcccgctccagcggctcggcctcaccctctccgttgtaagtcgaagcgggtgaaacgggtcccacggaggcaaagatagcctccaggttctcgtccgatcagctcgacaactccggactcggtctgcagaaagcaggaccgaagatgaagcgagctcctcaaggagcggcagattctgaagccgagctgctatctctcggctgtacagaggcagcacgacgtcggccccctgctcgcccttatcggcaattagccttaccaggctaccgacaaaggccgagaactggctgctcaaaaagagtttctccgtgtaaacacggagagcctccccttgggcaaccacggcagcagcatcgctccgcttcgcctgctctcgctggatgacgagctggtttttggcaaactgagcttcatcctgggccgaaatcctagcagctctggccttctcaaatttagcctcagcctgttcggcccgatgacaagcagccgccaacttcctctgcatctcggcatagtcattggacgctttggagagttcgacggcgacgagcttggagagcatatcattcctctgaaaatggataaggaaaaaagttaacagagggcaccaaaaatacaggacagaagccaagccaaggaatcaagaagacaattcacctcggcgaagtccgtgggccatagaaatggctcacagatatgctccgaaggaggcgccaagaccatgtctttctctggcgctctcggggcttctgggtcttcccttcctatttgccgaagtcgactccggcttctttggacccgaagaggtcttttgcctcttcggattcttctcggcatcaggcgccgagctggtagccttctctctctccggctccacaagctcggaggactttctgatagccttattcaacatgaacactgccaaaaagcaagaaagcaaagtcagattttcttcgttaaagcagtagagcataaagataaagagaaatcctcaccctcggcctcttcgtccgaagacgagatgtcgaacacgacgtcgcccttgacgagctcagactccgtgtattgtttcctaactaggggaatcttgttgagctcgccgtcgagctcgtccaacggttcaggccgagggtgacggataacggactccggccctctccagggaaaactaggagccgcggtcctatcatagtagaagaagcgattttgccacttcggccacttcgttttacaaaaggccctaaaaggctgtaaagggatcaagtaaaaccaagaccccttcctcttaaattgaaagaatttaaggatcgccttcaaagacaaatcccttcctaacctacggagttcggcagcgaaggccgacaagtgcctccaagagttcggagtcacctggcctaaaggaagctgaaaaaaatctagtaaatctataaaggcagaagggagggggaaacgaagcccgcattctaagcaggcctcgtacacggtgacgtaaccctccggcggggagtcagccctgtgatcaccgtcaggtaccaccgccttccccccaggaaaagagtatttttcgtaaagggatatcacagtatccttactcaagatactgtgaaaatactctacggtcttctccccggattctttccggctagaagaccccttaccccctttcctaacgctacccgactccgaagaagaagaagaagacatttttcttacttttgaaggtgaagatagtctgaaaaaaattcttgaaagcggagagagaattttcgcaagaaagagagtatagaagacgcaacagcaaaagtgcttcaatgatgaagaaagagcgtatttatcagatacgggaaagatttcgaaatcgttgcgccgtttcgaatccaccttttcaggaatcaacggccggattttactgtcgcatttaatgcaggcatgcgctaggcacgtcccctgacgtcagcctccccttaccgttatccagaatgccgaagtgactcacctcgccgaagtgatccacttcgcttttcgggggggtagtgatggggtacgaactaaaccctaatggcaagcccaataacagtgacggcccatcagcccagagcccaagaaagagtatctgttcggcaccaaagagttcggcacgaccaaagagttcggcacgaccaaagagttcggactcagcctacagcttggtaaaagccgaccagtcaagctctcctctcagatcggcaagagctgatcggtaaagtccagcagttcggtctcagcattcgaccgaactaggagttggtggactcacgaaaggcctccacgacctccactatacccacgatctatttagtggtatgaagcagttattgagcagttattgctcacccacgatcttgttagtggggctgcaaaccacgatcctagttcaatgtataaatagaacttagatctgatagaaaagggttaagccctctagagataaaatagcatatagcaagtctgtattgtaagctgtattttcgcagatcaagcaatacaaacctgccctcatttctccccgtggacgtagatttacctcagtaaatcgaaccacgtaaattcattgtgtcataattctctaccagcatttactaacatcaataattcgcggaccCATCAATTATTACCTCCGACCAACATTAACATTAAATGTTAAATATAAAGAAttgtgagttgaataagttaatgGATTATGAGTTTCACTTAtgtgtattatttttataataaaatgtgagtaaaattgGTTAGTGAAATGTTggatctacttaccatttatgataaaagtgaaatatgactcttattgtgagatgaatcttattataggacggaggtagtatattgTGAGACGAACCGACAATTGCAACTAACCATGCATCTCTAAATGTACCCTCTCATTTCCCCTATTTTCCAAAATCCATTTTTCTTTATTGGTAAGTAGTATATCCCACCATTTTCCTATAAATCAAACCCCTCACCCTTCTCCAAAGCCCCTTCTCTTCCACCTCTCTCACCCACAGCTTTCCAATTTCCACACTTCTTCCTCTTCATTTTCCAATTTAATTTTCCCcctcttttccttttttctatTATCGCCTCGTTTCTCTGGTTAATTACATaccaaccacacatatttttCCGATAGAATCTTgccaaaaataaatactactccacttGTTTTTCAATTCATACCTCACAACCCCAAAACTTCACAAAAAATCATTGAATGTTGCAGAAACCGCCGTTAACGTTCCAGATTCATCGATGTCTCCCGTTCTGAGCGAAGTTCTCCGGTCCGGTTTTATGATCAGTTCCTCCCTCCGCCGCGGCAGCCATCTCGTCCAATCCTTCTCCGTCGTCTTCCTCTACTGGTTCTACGTTTTCTCATAAACTTTTCCCCCAATTCACAAACTCTAGTTTATCCCCTTTCTCTCCTTATACATATACATACGATTAATTCTTCAATTGAtccaaaaacacacacaatcacttaaattaattcattaatGGCGACATCGAGCGTGACTTCGTCGGATTCGCCGCCGGTGATGGACCAGAGGAAGCGGAAGCGGATGCAATCGAACCGCGAATCGGCGCGGCGGTCGAGGATGCGGAAGCAGAAGCACCTGGACGATCTGATGGCGCTGGCGGCGCAGCTGAGGAAGGAGAACGCGATGATCCGGAGCAGCATCGGCGCCACCGCAGAGCGCTGCGTCAGTGTGGAGGCGGAGAACTCGGTGCTGGCCGCGCAAATGATGGAGCTGACGCATAGGCTCGGATCTCTCAATGAAATATTGAGCTGCATCGGTTCGGTTAGCGCCGCCGCTGccgtcggcggcggcggaggatgCATGTTTCAGTCGGAGGAGTTTCAGGTTGGTGATGGCGCGCCGTGGAACTCGGTGGGGCTGAGCCACCACCCAATCATGGCGGAGATGTTTGATTATTGATGAAAAAAATTGTGAACCACAGCAAAATTGGTCAACGTGTTCTTGGTGGTTTTTTTTAAGATTGgggatttaaaaaataaataatataaaatgaaaattagtgGTTGTCCTTTGTTGTATTTTTAATTGATAAGGTTGATTAGCATTTGCGTAAATGGAATATCTacaattattattagtgttgtTGATGCTTTTGTCATGATTTGGATCCATTAGCCCATGTTTGTTTTTAGGAacattcaattattattatagtaATAAGTTATTTTAAAGGGATAATAATGATCTCCAATTTAAATACGTAGTGAAATAAAGGAGAAAATATGTTAGTAACTAAAATCATATCTAGTAAAGCATATGAATAATGAAATAAAGCACAATTATTACTCGCACCCCGATTTAAATACTCGTTTTAATTCGCCGGGACTTTaaagaaattatttgattttgtaaaaaaattagtactactagaAACGTaatttcacttttatatatGGGTCATAGTCGAATTGTCGGactcattagagcatccgcatcaCTGCTTTCCCAGAAGGACGGCGTCAGTGCCACTGGCGCGGCTTTCTGCAgcccgccgctggcacggcgctgctcgatgcatcgagcacgtccgtgccgctgagcagggcgacgtggcgcgactGGATccgttttaattaaaaaaattcaaattttaattaaaaaattttaaattttaattaaaaaattaaaaaattcacgtttgtaaaattttattctttttttcaaaaaaaattcaaattttaattaaaaatttgtttttaaattaaaaaaaatattttcccacttcccaatagattatatccgttttctcaccacttttaattaatttttaaaaaaaatttccccaaaattcatattttcatctataaatacaccaatttctacacaaaaaaattaccaccacactacacaattctcatctaaattctttcatcaattctcaatctttcattGTTACAAAAAAATTGTCCTGTTCCGGCGATCACCCTTCCGACTCCTGCGGTTGGGACCACGAATGGTTCGACTCAACaccattccctagtccggaaacgcaattctcggcccctcctcaaacctaAGGTTCTCAAAtttcgggtggctaccggccttaccttGTAGACGACCAAGATacccccgaagggcgatacgggtagGCACTCGAACCCGGATCGGGAGGGAGCGGTGGCACTCAAACTCCTACTACTCCTATTTCAACTCCTCGTGGTGTTTGTGTTCAGGGTCGTGGCGGTGACACTCACGTCCGCACtccgtacactccgggggagatgaatcagttattcaaagcctatttggcAATCTCTGAAGATTcagaggttggcacgaaccaaagcggggataggttttggttcCGCGTCTCTCGCcagtacaatgaaaaccgaccggatggaaccatcgagcgcaatgagagtatggtacGCAATACCATCTttagagccaacgaagaaatccaaaagttccggGGGTATTACCTTCAGGAAGAGCGGTTGGCGGGGAGCAgcaggagcgagctcgacatcatcagtgccgccttgacgacctaccaatcccaacattacaaaccattcaagtaccccaacgcttggcaggaggtgcgtgtgcatccgaagtataagggaggcgtatcatcctcctccagctcttccagcaaacggtcgaggtcggtatccctatacgacgccggcgaggatgaggtggctagccagcttgcctgagctaacttgggtagctccggcgccggcccgagcagttcccaacacCGGCCGCAAAGGAAGGAAACAGGCGaaggccaaccgccgtcgcgccgctcccgctcccgctccctttgtgccacctcaatcCCCCACTAACTCGTTGTGGTCCCTCTTGGCCCAACCCAATATGGCCGAGACGTCTCACATGTGTCCCGAGCAACTTGAAGCGCATCGGGCAATGATACGAGGTCTTCGACAAACATTGAGGATAGGGCAAGAGAATTAGTCTTCCATAGGGGTatttttttagcctttaattatgtaatttttaatttgtaggattttattatgtaatttttatttttcaggattttatttatgtaatttttattttttaggattttaagtttgtaatttttattttttaggatttaattatgtaattttatattttttaaatttgtaatagtagttcgagtatttttaatgtatttttatattgtagaaatgtttttagtaattgaagtatttaaattaaataataaaatggtggaacccttgagcatgtccttgcgcaagagcatgaatgtgggtgttgtgctgtTGGAGAAGAgcatagagtaaaaaattaataaaagtaggtccggacccacatccatgctctttggcaagagcatggatatggatgctcttaggttCATACTATTCTGATTAAGTTTTCATCTTATAAACTTTCAATATTAATTCAAATCCTTCACGTTTTAGGCTACGCCATCAAGTCAATCGggctaaaaaaaatttatattagtaTTTTTAAACTAATAATACTATATTATATTGATAATTTTATATCTATTATAAATATGTAACTACTTCAATTCGAATTAAATATGTAACTCGTTTAGTGATGcgaatttattctttttttcctaaatagtgattatttttaaattgtacatataatattttcataataagtgtataactaaaaaatataatgagTACTAcgtccgtcccatagaaatagatcATTTGGTATGAGCACggattttataattgataaagtaggagagaagaaggaaaattagttgaaattgtgtaatgGATAGTGAGgcacataaataataaagagaaggagaaaaatgttgTCATAAATGGATATTAACTATTTGTATGAGACGtacgaaaatggaaatatgacctatttctatgggacggggggagtatgattttcaaatttaattgaatcaaaatatatttttacgtatatttaatttttttttaccaattttaaaaGTCTGAAAAAGCttaatgaaaattgaaaataaaataatgagaatTAATTCATTGGGGCGAGTcatccttagagcatctccaatgccggcgtcaaaatcgcgacgccgattttttgacgacgccggttctgacgccgaaccattggaaccggcgtcggcgaaatcggcgtggccatgccgattcgcgcgatgacgccggttctgacgccgatcctcacggcgccattgtgggtcccggatcggcgtcaaaccggcgtcagattttattttttattttttttggtgaTCAGCATCTCCGAAatcctacccccgaagattgccggaatctgctgcggatgcacggggatcagcatgggttcccgggaatgttaggcagcatagattgtatgcattgggag comes from the Salvia splendens isolate huo1 unplaced genomic scaffold, SspV2 ctg192, whole genome shotgun sequence genome and includes:
- the LOC121789274 gene encoding bZIP transcription factor 44-like, translated to MATSSVTSSDSPPVMDQRKRKRMQSNRESARRSRMRKQKHLDDLMALAAQLRKENAMIRSSIGATAERCVSVEAENSVLAAQMMELTHRLGSLNEILSCIGSVSAAAAVGGGGGCMFQSEEFQVGDGAPWNSVGLSHHPIMAEMFDY